One uncultured Jannaschia sp. DNA segment encodes these proteins:
- a CDS encoding TRAP transporter substrate-binding protein, producing the protein MDRRSFLKNSTIGAGAAAGAAALAAPAYAQGNRTLTMVTTWGRGLAGVHDSAQRVADSITAMSDGTLTVDLKAAGELVGAFEVFDAVTSGQADMYHGADYYFVGQHPGYAFFTAVPFGMTAQELANWYYHMGGMELHDELGQIFGLKSFLGGNTGAQAGGWFRNEITGPEDFQGLKFRMPGLGGQALGKMGASVQNLPGSEVYQALASGAIDGTEWIGPWADEKAGFQEITKTYYTAGFHEPGAGLSVATNRDVYESLSPAHQKIIEIAAAECHQWNLAQFLSENGSALERLQSGGVTMRTFPDSVWDAMGTASQAVLDENMGDDLFKRINDSVFDSMRKSSEWINASEGTYRQQRDRFLG; encoded by the coding sequence ATGGACCGCCGTTCATTCCTCAAGAATTCCACCATCGGTGCCGGTGCCGCCGCCGGTGCCGCCGCACTCGCCGCGCCCGCCTACGCCCAGGGCAACCGCACGCTGACCATGGTCACAACCTGGGGCCGTGGCCTCGCCGGTGTGCATGACAGCGCCCAGCGCGTCGCCGACAGCATCACCGCAATGTCCGACGGTACGCTGACCGTCGATCTCAAGGCCGCGGGCGAGCTTGTGGGCGCGTTCGAGGTGTTCGACGCCGTGACCTCCGGTCAGGCCGACATGTATCACGGCGCCGACTACTACTTCGTGGGTCAGCATCCCGGCTACGCCTTCTTCACCGCGGTGCCCTTCGGCATGACCGCGCAGGAGCTGGCCAACTGGTACTACCACATGGGCGGCATGGAGCTGCATGACGAGCTGGGCCAGATCTTCGGTCTGAAGTCCTTCCTCGGCGGCAACACCGGCGCGCAGGCCGGTGGCTGGTTCCGCAACGAGATCACCGGTCCCGAGGACTTCCAGGGCCTCAAGTTCCGCATGCCCGGCCTCGGTGGCCAGGCGCTGGGCAAGATGGGCGCCTCGGTCCAGAACCTGCCCGGCTCGGAAGTGTACCAGGCGCTGGCCTCGGGCGCGATCGACGGCACCGAGTGGATCGGTCCCTGGGCCGACGAGAAGGCCGGCTTCCAGGAGATCACCAAGACCTACTACACCGCCGGCTTCCACGAGCCGGGTGCGGGTCTGTCGGTCGCGACCAACCGCGACGTCTACGAGAGCCTGAGCCCCGCGCATCAGAAGATCATCGAGATCGCGGCCGCCGAGTGCCACCAGTGGAACCTCGCGCAGTTCCTGTCCGAGAACGGCTCGGCGCTCGAGCGTCTGCAGTCGGGCGGCGTCACCATGCGCACCTTCCCCGACAGCGTTTGGGACGCGATGGGCACCGCCTCGCAGGCCGTTCTCGACGAGAACATGGGCGACGACCTCTTCAAGCGCATCAACGACAGCGTGTTCGATTCGATGCGCAAGTCGTCGGAGTGGATCAACGCGTCCGAGGGCACCTACCGCCAGCAGCGCGACCGCTTCCTCGGCTGA
- the ssb gene encoding single-stranded DNA-binding protein, with product MAGSVNKVIIIGNLGRDPEVRSFANGGKVCNLRIATSESWRDKNSGERKERTEWHSVAIFSEPLVRVAEQYLKKGSKVYIEGQLETRKWQDQSGQDRYSTEVVLRPYRSELTMLDGRNDGGGGGGGGYGGDDRGGSYGGGGGPSGGGGNQGGPADMDDEIPF from the coding sequence ATGGCCGGCAGCGTGAACAAGGTGATCATCATCGGCAATCTCGGCCGCGACCCCGAGGTGCGCAGCTTCGCGAACGGGGGCAAGGTCTGTAACCTGCGGATCGCCACCTCCGAGAGCTGGCGCGACAAGAATTCCGGCGAGCGCAAGGAGCGGACCGAGTGGCACTCCGTCGCGATCTTCTCGGAGCCTTTGGTGCGCGTGGCCGAGCAGTATCTCAAGAAGGGCTCAAAGGTATATATCGAGGGCCAGCTGGAGACGCGCAAATGGCAGGACCAGTCCGGCCAGGACCGCTATTCCACCGAGGTCGTGCTGCGGCCCTACCGCTCCGAGCTGACCATGCTCGACGGGCGCAATGACGGCGGTGGAGGTGGCGGCGGCGGCTATGGCGGCGACGATCGCGGCGGCTCCTACGGGGGCGGCGGCGGCCCGTCGGGGGGCGGCGGCAACCAGGGCGGCCCCGCGGACATGGACGACGAGATCCCGTTCTGA
- a CDS encoding cache domain-containing protein, producing MRLPRLSYGQRLLVLAALPLMVAVSAIAVLVAIQAERTATREIAALETAMIDAKRRELRNYLQLARTSFITIYGNAAPDDDAAKLRVTQILSAMVYGQDGFFFVYDYDGRNLVAPRQTWLIGRDWSGAEDADGVPVTDRLIDLARQGSGYHSYEWRRPSTGQEATILTYVIGLQDWQWAIGTGVFLDDILAQAAVARAELQDRVREQFLWIGGITLAALMVVFASGLTITVRERRLADAKLKALTQRVLDTQEEERRRVARELHDGISQLLVGIRYKLELARRLTAKGDPKAEGAVDGAIGGLQEALGEVRRISHDLRPGVLDDLGLGPALRTLCETFETRTGIPVTFRTVVFRNRLDIEAKTALFRIAQEALTNVERHADASRVDVQIFGHRKGATLRITDDGRGPSRRGSGPGLGLRNMAERVEQLDGHLSIEPAPGGGTVIEATVPLTHLLAPGDGTEVAAAAE from the coding sequence ATGCGACTGCCCCGCCTCTCCTATGGCCAGCGCCTGCTGGTCCTCGCCGCTCTGCCGCTGATGGTCGCGGTCTCGGCGATCGCGGTGCTGGTCGCGATCCAGGCCGAGCGGACCGCCACCCGCGAGATCGCGGCACTCGAGACGGCGATGATCGACGCCAAGCGGCGCGAGCTTCGCAACTACCTGCAACTGGCGCGGACCTCTTTTATCACGATCTACGGCAACGCGGCACCCGACGATGACGCGGCGAAGCTGCGGGTGACGCAGATCCTCTCGGCGATGGTCTACGGACAGGACGGGTTCTTCTTCGTCTACGACTACGACGGCCGGAACCTCGTGGCCCCGCGCCAGACCTGGCTCATCGGGCGCGACTGGTCGGGGGCCGAGGATGCCGACGGCGTGCCCGTGACCGACCGGCTGATCGACCTCGCGCGGCAGGGCTCGGGCTATCACAGCTACGAATGGCGGCGGCCGTCGACCGGGCAGGAGGCGACGATCCTGACCTACGTGATCGGGTTGCAGGACTGGCAATGGGCCATCGGGACGGGCGTGTTCCTCGACGACATCCTGGCGCAGGCCGCCGTCGCCCGCGCCGAGCTGCAGGACCGGGTGCGCGAGCAGTTCCTCTGGATCGGGGGCATCACGCTGGCCGCGCTCATGGTGGTCTTCGCCAGCGGTCTGACGATCACCGTGCGCGAACGTCGGCTGGCCGATGCCAAGCTCAAGGCGCTGACCCAGCGCGTCCTCGACACCCAGGAGGAGGAGCGCCGCCGCGTCGCACGCGAGCTGCATGACGGGATCAGCCAGCTTCTGGTCGGCATCCGCTACAAGCTGGAGCTGGCGCGGCGCCTGACGGCCAAGGGCGACCCCAAGGCCGAAGGCGCGGTCGACGGCGCCATCGGCGGCCTGCAGGAGGCGCTGGGCGAAGTGCGCCGCATCAGCCACGACCTGCGGCCCGGCGTCCTCGACGACCTGGGCCTCGGGCCGGCACTCCGCACGCTCTGCGAGACCTTCGAGACGCGCACCGGCATCCCCGTCACCTTCCGCACCGTGGTCTTCCGCAACCGGCTCGACATCGAGGCGAAGACCGCCCTCTTCCGCATCGCGCAGGAGGCGCTGACCAACGTGGAGCGCCATGCCGATGCCAGCCGCGTCGACGTCCAGATCTTCGGGCACCGCAAGGGAGCGACGCTGCGGATCACGGATGACGGTCGCGGGCCGTCCCGGCGAGGCAGCGGGCCCGGCCTCGGGCTGCGCAACATGGCCGAACGGGTCGAACAGCTCGACGGGCACCTGAGCATCGAGCCCGCGCCCGGCGGCGGCACCGTGATCGAGGCGACGGTGCCCCTGACCCATCTTCTGGCCCCGGGCGACGGGACCGAGGTCGCCGCGGCCGCCGAATGA
- a CDS encoding peptidylprolyl isomerase, giving the protein MAEDRPKKKTSPVVWVVLGLLMLSLGGFGIGSFGGSLSSVAEVGDRDVTVEEYARALQSEQARLSQQTGQPLTLAQMQAFGLDQQIMEQLLAREALAYEAARMGVSVDDAEVARRIRATPAFGGIAGGFDREGYAFALQSAGLNERQYEAQVRDEAAVELLQTAVVGGVAAPATRADRLTEWLAETRDATLATVTVADLPAGPSAPSAEELQVFYDGNLTAFETPERREITYAWITPDLLVDEVDVDEAAIRALYDERIAEFSQPARVLAERLAFADTAAAEAARAAIEAGETDFETLVEERGLSLDDVDQGELSEADLDAEIAAALFALDEPGVVGPLTTDLGPALFRVNALLDATETPYDDVRDDLAAGFAEDAARRRIDAARDDIDDLLAGGATLEELVAETDLQLGSLSWDEGVSEGIAGYDAFRATAADVSEGDFPDLEPLSDGGLFALRLDGITAAATPPLDEIRAEVEAAWQADTLRRRLFERAEAIAAEAPETLPGAPETLTDLARDAPLEGVPPTLLDRLFAAEAGDVFAVEGSDRQAYVVRLDAVNAADLSTGEPAALREVVDRQQRQEVASDLFEMYGRAVQAEAGFSVDAQAVQAVQSSLLGQ; this is encoded by the coding sequence ATGGCCGAAGACCGTCCGAAGAAGAAGACCAGCCCGGTCGTCTGGGTCGTCTTGGGCCTCCTGATGCTGTCGCTCGGCGGCTTCGGAATCGGCAGCTTCGGCGGCTCGCTTTCGTCGGTGGCCGAGGTCGGGGACCGCGATGTCACCGTCGAGGAATACGCCCGCGCCCTGCAATCCGAACAGGCCCGGCTCAGCCAGCAGACCGGCCAGCCCCTCACGCTCGCGCAGATGCAGGCCTTCGGGCTGGATCAGCAGATCATGGAGCAGCTTCTCGCCCGCGAGGCGCTGGCCTACGAGGCCGCGCGCATGGGCGTCTCGGTCGACGACGCCGAAGTGGCGCGCCGCATCCGCGCCACCCCGGCCTTCGGGGGCATCGCCGGCGGGTTCGACCGCGAGGGCTATGCCTTCGCGCTGCAATCGGCGGGCCTGAACGAGCGGCAATACGAAGCGCAGGTCCGCGACGAGGCGGCCGTCGAACTGCTCCAGACCGCCGTCGTCGGCGGGGTCGCGGCACCCGCGACGCGGGCCGACCGCCTGACCGAATGGCTGGCCGAGACGCGGGACGCGACGCTGGCGACGGTCACCGTGGCCGACCTGCCCGCCGGGCCCTCGGCCCCGAGCGCCGAGGAATTGCAGGTCTTCTATGACGGCAACCTCACGGCCTTCGAAACGCCCGAGCGCCGCGAGATCACGTACGCCTGGATCACACCCGATCTCCTCGTGGACGAAGTGGATGTCGACGAGGCCGCGATCCGCGCGCTTTATGACGAACGCATCGCCGAATTCAGCCAGCCCGCCCGTGTCCTCGCCGAACGGCTGGCCTTCGCCGACACGGCCGCCGCCGAGGCCGCCCGCGCCGCGATCGAGGCCGGGGAGACCGATTTCGAGACGCTGGTCGAAGAGCGGGGCCTGAGCCTCGACGATGTCGATCAGGGCGAGCTGTCCGAGGCCGATCTCGATGCCGAGATTGCCGCCGCGCTCTTCGCGCTGGACGAGCCGGGGGTCGTCGGGCCGCTGACCACCGATCTGGGCCCCGCGCTCTTCCGGGTGAACGCCCTGCTCGACGCGACCGAGACGCCCTATGACGACGTGCGCGACGACCTGGCGGCGGGCTTCGCCGAGGACGCGGCCCGCCGCCGCATCGATGCCGCGCGCGACGATATCGACGACCTTCTGGCCGGAGGCGCCACGCTCGAGGAGTTGGTCGCCGAGACGGATCTGCAACTTGGCTCGCTGTCCTGGGACGAAGGCGTGAGCGAGGGGATCGCGGGCTACGATGCCTTCCGCGCGACCGCCGCCGACGTCTCCGAGGGCGACTTCCCCGATCTCGAACCGCTGTCGGATGGCGGCCTCTTCGCGCTGCGCCTCGACGGGATCACCGCCGCCGCCACGCCGCCGCTGGACGAGATTCGCGCCGAGGTCGAGGCTGCGTGGCAGGCCGATACGCTGCGCCGTCGCCTGTTCGAGCGGGCCGAGGCCATCGCGGCCGAGGCACCCGAGACCCTGCCCGGCGCGCCCGAGACCCTGACCGACCTCGCCCGCGATGCGCCGCTCGAAGGTGTGCCGCCGACGCTGCTCGACCGTCTCTTTGCCGCAGAGGCCGGGGATGTCTTCGCCGTCGAGGGCAGCGACCGGCAGGCCTATGTGGTCCGGCTCGACGCGGTGAACGCCGCCGACCTCAGCACCGGCGAGCCCGCAGCCCTGCGCGAGGTTGTCGACCGCCAGCAGCGCCAGGAGGTCGCCTCCGACCTCTTCGAGATGTATGGCCGCGCCGTGCAGGCCGAGGCGGGCTTCAGCGTCGACGCCCAGGCCGTGCAGGCCGTCCAATCGAGCCTTCTGGGCCAGTGA
- a CDS encoding response regulator transcription factor, with protein MTEPVRVLIVDDHPMVAEGMRALLETYDDLEVVGTLHDGREAVDRVGALAPDVILLDLNMPRMDGLSATEILRERHPGIAVLILSMHDAPEYVATALRHGAAGYCLKDQSTDEIRRAIDTVLAGERYLCPGAESALEPAADGSEPLTSREQTILLQLAQGKSNKAVAHDLDISIRTVETHRKNIKRKLGISSTAGLTRYAMEHGVLQGTGFVRG; from the coding sequence ATGACCGAACCCGTCCGCGTCCTGATCGTCGACGACCACCCGATGGTGGCCGAGGGCATGCGTGCGCTGCTCGAGACCTATGACGACCTCGAGGTCGTCGGCACGCTCCATGACGGGCGCGAGGCGGTGGACCGGGTCGGCGCGCTGGCCCCCGACGTCATCCTGCTCGATCTCAACATGCCGCGCATGGACGGCCTGTCGGCGACCGAGATCCTGCGCGAGCGGCATCCCGGCATCGCGGTCCTGATCCTGTCGATGCACGATGCGCCCGAATACGTCGCGACCGCGCTGCGCCACGGGGCGGCCGGCTATTGTCTCAAGGACCAGTCGACCGACGAGATCCGCCGTGCCATCGACACGGTGCTGGCCGGCGAGCGCTATCTCTGCCCCGGTGCCGAGAGCGCGCTGGAGCCCGCGGCCGACGGGTCCGAGCCCCTGACCTCGCGCGAACAAACCATCCTTCTGCAACTGGCGCAGGGCAAGTCGAACAAAGCGGTGGCCCACGACCTCGATATCTCGATCCGAACGGTCGAGACGCATCGCAAGAACATCAAGCGCAAGCTGGGGATCAGTTCGACCGCCGGGCTGACCCGCTACGCGATGGAGCACGGCGTGCTTCAGGGCACGGGGTTCGTGCGGGGCTAG
- a CDS encoding TRAP transporter substrate-binding protein, protein MDRRSFLKASTLGAGATALAAPAYAQGNRTLTLVTTWGRGNAGVHDVAQRCADRITAMSDGTLSIDLKAAGELVGAFEVFDAVTAGQADMYHGADYYFVGQHPGYAYFSSTPFGMTAQEQANWYYHAGGAELHDELGQIFGLKSFLAGNSGVQAGGWFAREIETPEDFQGLKFRMPGLGGQALGKMGASVQNLPGPEVYQALSSGAIEGTEWIGPWADEKMGFQEITKIYYTAGFHEPGTGNSLAVNREVFESLSPAQQTIIETAAGDAHAWNLAQFLTENGKALTRLQGEGVELRTFPDPVWDAMGAAAAEVTADNMSDDLFARIHESAMESMVASSAWLSRSEGVYRAQRDRVIG, encoded by the coding sequence ATGGATCGCCGATCGTTTCTGAAGGCCTCGACCCTGGGCGCGGGGGCCACGGCGCTGGCCGCCCCGGCCTATGCGCAGGGCAACCGAACGCTGACGCTGGTGACGACATGGGGGCGCGGCAACGCGGGCGTCCACGACGTCGCCCAGCGCTGCGCCGACCGCATCACGGCAATGTCCGACGGCACGCTGAGCATCGACCTCAAGGCCGCGGGCGAGCTGGTCGGCGCGTTCGAGGTATTCGACGCGGTGACGGCGGGGCAGGCCGACATGTATCACGGCGCGGATTACTATTTCGTCGGCCAGCATCCGGGCTACGCCTACTTTTCCTCGACGCCCTTCGGGATGACCGCGCAGGAACAGGCGAACTGGTACTACCATGCGGGCGGGGCCGAGCTGCATGACGAGCTGGGACAGATCTTCGGGCTGAAATCCTTCCTCGCAGGCAATTCCGGCGTCCAGGCCGGCGGCTGGTTCGCCCGCGAGATCGAGACGCCCGAGGACTTCCAGGGCCTCAAGTTCCGCATGCCCGGTCTCGGGGGGCAGGCGCTGGGCAAGATGGGCGCGTCGGTCCAGAACCTGCCGGGGCCGGAAGTCTATCAGGCGCTGTCTTCGGGCGCGATCGAGGGGACCGAGTGGATCGGGCCCTGGGCGGACGAGAAGATGGGCTTTCAGGAGATCACCAAGATCTACTACACCGCCGGCTTCCACGAGCCGGGGACGGGCAACTCGCTGGCCGTCAACCGCGAGGTCTTCGAAAGCCTGAGCCCCGCGCAGCAGACGATCATCGAGACCGCCGCGGGCGATGCCCATGCGTGGAACCTCGCCCAGTTCCTGACCGAGAACGGCAAGGCCCTGACCCGGCTCCAGGGCGAGGGCGTGGAGCTGCGCACCTTCCCCGACCCGGTCTGGGACGCGATGGGCGCGGCGGCGGCCGAGGTGACGGCCGACAACATGTCCGACGACCTCTTCGCGCGCATCCACGAATCCGCGATGGAGAGCATGGTCGCATCCTCGGCGTGGCTGTCGCGATCCGAGGGGGTCTACCGCGCGCAACGCGACCGCGTGATCGGCTGA
- a CDS encoding aminotransferase has translation MTSPYNPALLATDPPPVMEARRWIEGATFSPERPLLNLSQAAPADPPPPEMLAAMARIVTDDPDAHLYGPVLGLPGLRARVASDWSAGYGGTVKAAQVAITSGCNQAFAAAIATLAARGDDVILPTPFYFNHKMWLDMEGIGATLLETGPDLIPDAGAAAALIGPRTRAIVLVSPNNPGGVEYPAATLAAFRDLARARDLALIVDETYRDFDARDGAPHDLFADPDWDDVLIQLYSFSKAYRLTGHRVGTIIASEARLAQVEKWLDTVTICPNGIGQRAALWGMENLGDWLAGERAEILDRRAAMTEGFADLPGWELMGCGAYFGYAAHPFDDPSDVVCRMLVERAALLTLSGTMFGPRRDAGGSGRAEATLRIAFANADRAGLSEMFDRLRRLD, from the coding sequence ATGACCAGTCCCTACAATCCCGCGCTCCTCGCCACCGACCCGCCCCCCGTGATGGAGGCGCGCCGCTGGATCGAGGGCGCGACCTTCTCGCCCGAGCGCCCGCTTCTCAACCTCAGCCAGGCCGCCCCCGCCGACCCGCCCCCGCCCGAGATGCTGGCGGCGATGGCGCGGATCGTGACGGACGACCCGGACGCGCATCTTTACGGCCCGGTCCTCGGGCTGCCCGGCCTGCGGGCCCGCGTCGCATCGGACTGGTCGGCGGGATATGGCGGCACGGTGAAGGCCGCGCAGGTCGCCATCACCTCGGGCTGCAACCAGGCCTTCGCGGCCGCCATCGCGACGCTGGCCGCGCGGGGCGATGACGTGATCCTGCCCACCCCCTTCTACTTCAACCACAAGATGTGGCTCGACATGGAGGGGATCGGCGCGACCCTTCTCGAGACCGGCCCCGACCTCATCCCCGATGCCGGGGCCGCCGCGGCGCTGATCGGACCGCGCACCCGCGCCATCGTGCTCGTCTCGCCCAACAATCCCGGCGGCGTCGAATACCCCGCCGCCACGCTCGCCGCCTTCCGCGATCTCGCCCGCGCCCGCGACCTCGCGCTGATCGTGGACGAGACCTATCGCGATTTCGACGCCCGCGACGGCGCGCCCCACGACCTGTTCGCCGATCCCGACTGGGACGATGTCCTGATCCAGCTCTATTCTTTCTCGAAGGCCTATCGCCTGACCGGGCACCGGGTCGGCACCATCATCGCCTCCGAGGCCCGGCTGGCGCAGGTCGAGAAGTGGCTCGACACGGTGACGATCTGTCCCAACGGCATCGGCCAGCGCGCCGCGCTCTGGGGGATGGAGAACCTGGGCGACTGGCTCGCGGGCGAGCGCGCCGAGATCCTCGACCGGCGCGCGGCGATGACCGAGGGGTTCGCCGACCTGCCCGGCTGGGAGTTGATGGGCTGCGGCGCCTATTTCGGCTATGCCGCGCATCCGTTCGACGACCCGTCCGACGTGGTCTGCCGGATGCTGGTCGAGCGCGCGGCCCTTCTGACCCTGTCTGGCACGATGTTCGGCCCGCGCCGCGACGCGGGCGGATCGGGCCGCGCCGAGGCGACGCTGCGGATCGCCTTCGCCAATGCCGACCGCGCCGGACTGTCGGAGATGTTCGACCGGCTGCGCAGGCTGGATTGA
- a CDS encoding lytic transglycosylase domain-containing protein — MGKLRWAASLTGATLILATMAEAQTYSSRSRTDLFSSQTALMDRRLSSQYAHSKRLIPTSPAAVAVPGREDIPRYNGSQRSAYIGDARAAARRHGVPEDLFLRLVRQESGWNPNARSVKGAMGLAQLMPGTARVLGVNPNDPKQNLEGGARYLAMQYRKFGTWRLALAAYNAGPGAVEKHGGIPPYRETRNYVRVIMGRG, encoded by the coding sequence ATGGGCAAGTTGCGCTGGGCCGCCTCGCTGACGGGCGCCACGTTGATCCTGGCCACCATGGCCGAGGCTCAGACCTATTCGTCGCGGTCCCGGACCGATCTCTTCAGCTCGCAGACGGCGCTGATGGACCGGCGGCTGTCGTCGCAATACGCCCATTCCAAGCGCCTGATTCCGACCTCGCCCGCCGCCGTGGCCGTCCCCGGCCGCGAGGATATTCCACGCTATAACGGCTCGCAGCGTTCGGCCTATATCGGCGATGCCCGCGCGGCCGCCCGCCGCCACGGCGTGCCCGAGGACCTGTTCCTGCGCCTCGTGCGCCAGGAAAGCGGGTGGAACCCGAACGCGCGCTCGGTCAAGGGCGCGATGGGGCTGGCGCAGCTGATGCCGGGCACCGCCCGCGTCCTCGGCGTGAACCCCAACGATCCCAAGCAGAACCTCGAAGGCGGCGCGCGCTACCTGGCGATGCAGTACCGCAAGTTCGGGACGTGGCGTCTGGCGCTCGCGGCCTACAATGCGGGCCCCGGCGCGGTCGAGAAGCATGGCGGCATCCCGCCCTACCGCGAGACGCGCAACTATGTCCGCGTCATCATGGGGCGCGGCTAG